The Populus nigra chromosome 19, ddPopNigr1.1, whole genome shotgun sequence genome includes a window with the following:
- the LOC133679943 gene encoding heterogeneous nuclear ribonucleoprotein Q-like isoform X1: MPSTKGNGSAAAEQAESEKPVEYDEKVDLDEDYDPEEMMDEEVEYEEVEEIVEEEVEEEEIIEEEEEVEVEEEDDGDASNANAGDETKVEDEDEQKKYEELLARPPHGSEVYIGGIPNDASEEDLRDFCESVGEVTEVRIMREKDSSENRGFAFVTFRSVDLASTAIGELNNTEFKGKKIKCSTSQAKHRLFLSNIPRSWGEDGLRKIVAEVGPGVTNVQLVKEKSSSNNRGYAFIEYYNNACAEYSRQKMMDPKFKLGDNAPAVSWADPKNADSSASSQVKALYVKNLPKTVTQDQLKKLFDRHGKITKVVLPPAKSGQEKNRIGFVHFAERSSAMKALKDTEKYELDGQLVECALAKPQSEQKAAGGSNLQNTGLLPGYPPGVGYGMMGNAYGALGAGYVTAGFAQQPLIYGSGPSPAGMAMMPMLLPDGQFGYVLQQPGVQLHSPTSYQRNDSRSGSGRGNKMGGSSNRGRHSNDSGHGQRFRPY; encoded by the exons ATGCCAAGTACAAAGGGAAATGGATCAGCAGCTGCTGAGCAAGCAGAGTCTGAAAAGCCAGTTGAGTATGATGAGAAGGTTGATCTTGATGAAGACTATGATCCTGAGGAAATGATGGATGAAGAGGTTGAGTATGAAGAAGTAGAGGAAATAGTGGAAGAGGAAGTGGAAGAAGAGGAAATAatagaagaggaggaagaagtAGAGGTGGAGGAAGAGGATGATGGTGATGCTAGCAATGCTAATGCAGGTGACGAGACAAAGGTTGAAGATGAGGATGAGCAGAAAAAATACGAAGAGCTCCTTGCCCGCCCTCCTCATGGTTCTGAAGTATATATTGGTGGCATTCCAAATGATGCTTCTGAGGAGGACTTGAGGGATTTTTGCGAGTCTGTTGGAGAAGTTACAGAG GTTCGAATTATGAGAGAAAAAGATTCAAGTGAGAACAGGGGCTTTGCATTTGTGACCTTTAGAAGTGTTGATTTGGCTTCTACGGCAATTGGTGAGCTGAATAATACTGAATTCAAG ggtaaaaaaatcaaatgctcGACATCTCAGGCGAAGCACCGGTTGTTCCTTAGCAACATTCCTAGAAGTTGGGGAGAGGATGGTCTGAGGAAGATTGTGGCTGAGGTTGGGCCTGGAGTTACCAACGTGCAATTGGTGAAG GAGAAGAGCTCAAGCAATAACAGGGGCTATGCTTTTATTGAGTACTACAATAATGCTTGTGCTGAGTATTCAAGGCAGAAGATGATGGATCCGAAATTTAAGCTGGGTGATAATGCCCCAGCTGTGAGCTGGGCTGACCCTAAAAATGCTGACTCTTCTGCTTCTTCACAG GTTAAGGCACTATATGTGAAAAATTTACCAAAGACGGTAACCCAAGATCAGTTGAAAAAGCTATTTGATCGACATGGAAAAATCACCAAAGTGGTTTTGCCGCCAGCAAAATCTGGACAGGAGAAAAATAGAATTGGTTTTGTGCATTTTGCTGAGAGGTCTAGTGCCATGAAAGCATTGAAGGATACTGAAAAATATGAACTAGATG GCCAGCTTGTGGAGTGTGCTCTTGCAAAACCTCAGTCAGAGCAGAAGGCTGCTGGAGGCTCAAACTTGCAGAATACAGGTTTGTTACCAGGTTACCCACCTGGTGTTGGTTATGGTATGATGGGGAATGCCTATGGTGCTCTTGGAGCAGGATATGTTACAGCAGGCTTTGCACAG caGCCGTTGATCTATGGAAGTGGACCATCCCCTGCTGGCATGGCAATGATGCCAATGCTTCTACCTGATGGGCAGTTCGGATATGTGCT GCAACAGCCAGGAGTACAGCTACACTCACCAACTTCATATCAAAGAAATGATAGCAGGAGTGGAAGTGGGCGAGGCAACAAAATGGGTGGCAGTTCAAACAGGGGTAGACATAGCAATGACTCCGGCCATGGCCAGAGATTTCGTCCATACTAA
- the LOC133679635 gene encoding probable calcium-binding protein CML48 — translation MSFFSKKPRSSSSSYAPSAPSLPESYDQRGQAYGTSHQSNHSQQQQQQQSYYGQGNGGGSSYGHSGFPPGTSPDVIRSFEMVDRDGSGFIDENELQQAISSGYQRFSIRTIRLLMFLFKNPHDPLRFGPKEFAALWGCLGQWRGIFERYDKDRSGKIDLFELRDALYSLGFAIPSSVLQVLISKYDDGSGRRIELNFDSFVECGMILKGLTEKFKEKDKRHTGTTTFNYDEFMSMVIPFLVSYD, via the exons ATgtcttttttctctaaaaaaccacgatcatcatcatcatcttatgCACCCTCTGCTCCATCTCTACCTGAGTCATATGATCAACGAGGTCAGGCATACGGCACTTCTCATCAAAGTAACCAcagccagcagcagcagcagcagcagtctTATTATGGACAGGGCAATGGTGGTGGCTCTTCATATGGGCACTCAGGTTTTCCACCAGGGACATCTCCAGATGTTATTAGGAGCTTTGAGATGGTTGATAGAGATGGGAGTGGATTTATTGACGAGAACGAGTTGCAACAAGCTATTTCTTCTGGTTACCAAAGGTTTAGTATTAGGACTATTAGGTTGCTCATGTTTCTCTTCAAGAATCCTCATGATCCTCTACGATTTG GACCCAAAGAATTTGCTGCTTTATGGGGTTGTCTTGGTCAATGGAGG GGCATATTTGAGAGATATGATAAAGACAGGAGTGGgaaaattgatttgtttgaaCTGAGGGATGCTCTTTATAGCCTTGGGTTTGCTATTCCATCTTCGGTTCTTCAGGTTCTGATTTCCAAGTATGATGATGGAAGTGGCCGAAGGATTGAACTCAATTTTGACAGTTTTGTCGA GTGCGGCATGATTTTGAAG GGATTGACTGAAAAATTTAAGGAGAAGGATAAGCGTCATACCGGCACAACAACatttaattatgatgaattCATGTCCATGGTCATTCCATTTCTTGTATCGTATGACTGA
- the LOC133679943 gene encoding heterogeneous nuclear ribonucleoprotein Q-like isoform X2, whose protein sequence is MPSTKGNGSAAAEQAESEKPVEYDEKVDLDEDYDPEEMMDEEVEYEEVEEIVEEEVEEEEIIEEEEEVEVEEEDDGDASNANAGDETKVEDEDEQKKYEELLARPPHGSEVYIGGIPNDASEEDLRDFCESVGEVTEVRIMREKDSSENRGFAFVTFRSVDLASTAIGELNNTEFKGKKIKCSTSQAKHRLFLSNIPRSWGEDGLRKIVAEVGPGVTNVQLVKEKSSSNNRGYAFIEYYNNACAEYSRQKMMDPKFKLGDNAPAVSWADPKNADSSASSQVKALYVKNLPKTVTQDQLKKLFDRHGKITKVVLPPAKSGQEKNRIGFVHFAERSSAMKALKDTEKYELDGQLVECALAKPQSEQKAAGGSNLQNTGLLPGYPPGVGYGMMGNAYGALGAGYVTAGFAQPLIYGSGPSPAGMAMMPMLLPDGQFGYVLQQPGVQLHSPTSYQRNDSRSGSGRGNKMGGSSNRGRHSNDSGHGQRFRPY, encoded by the exons ATGCCAAGTACAAAGGGAAATGGATCAGCAGCTGCTGAGCAAGCAGAGTCTGAAAAGCCAGTTGAGTATGATGAGAAGGTTGATCTTGATGAAGACTATGATCCTGAGGAAATGATGGATGAAGAGGTTGAGTATGAAGAAGTAGAGGAAATAGTGGAAGAGGAAGTGGAAGAAGAGGAAATAatagaagaggaggaagaagtAGAGGTGGAGGAAGAGGATGATGGTGATGCTAGCAATGCTAATGCAGGTGACGAGACAAAGGTTGAAGATGAGGATGAGCAGAAAAAATACGAAGAGCTCCTTGCCCGCCCTCCTCATGGTTCTGAAGTATATATTGGTGGCATTCCAAATGATGCTTCTGAGGAGGACTTGAGGGATTTTTGCGAGTCTGTTGGAGAAGTTACAGAG GTTCGAATTATGAGAGAAAAAGATTCAAGTGAGAACAGGGGCTTTGCATTTGTGACCTTTAGAAGTGTTGATTTGGCTTCTACGGCAATTGGTGAGCTGAATAATACTGAATTCAAG ggtaaaaaaatcaaatgctcGACATCTCAGGCGAAGCACCGGTTGTTCCTTAGCAACATTCCTAGAAGTTGGGGAGAGGATGGTCTGAGGAAGATTGTGGCTGAGGTTGGGCCTGGAGTTACCAACGTGCAATTGGTGAAG GAGAAGAGCTCAAGCAATAACAGGGGCTATGCTTTTATTGAGTACTACAATAATGCTTGTGCTGAGTATTCAAGGCAGAAGATGATGGATCCGAAATTTAAGCTGGGTGATAATGCCCCAGCTGTGAGCTGGGCTGACCCTAAAAATGCTGACTCTTCTGCTTCTTCACAG GTTAAGGCACTATATGTGAAAAATTTACCAAAGACGGTAACCCAAGATCAGTTGAAAAAGCTATTTGATCGACATGGAAAAATCACCAAAGTGGTTTTGCCGCCAGCAAAATCTGGACAGGAGAAAAATAGAATTGGTTTTGTGCATTTTGCTGAGAGGTCTAGTGCCATGAAAGCATTGAAGGATACTGAAAAATATGAACTAGATG GCCAGCTTGTGGAGTGTGCTCTTGCAAAACCTCAGTCAGAGCAGAAGGCTGCTGGAGGCTCAAACTTGCAGAATACAGGTTTGTTACCAGGTTACCCACCTGGTGTTGGTTATGGTATGATGGGGAATGCCTATGGTGCTCTTGGAGCAGGATATGTTACAGCAGGCTTTGCACAG CCGTTGATCTATGGAAGTGGACCATCCCCTGCTGGCATGGCAATGATGCCAATGCTTCTACCTGATGGGCAGTTCGGATATGTGCT GCAACAGCCAGGAGTACAGCTACACTCACCAACTTCATATCAAAGAAATGATAGCAGGAGTGGAAGTGGGCGAGGCAACAAAATGGGTGGCAGTTCAAACAGGGGTAGACATAGCAATGACTCCGGCCATGGCCAGAGATTTCGTCCATACTAA
- the LOC133679944 gene encoding DNA polymerase II subunit B4 produces the protein METEKVVAEAEELPKAIVRRVVKDTLSRCSPEDSDINVHKDALLAFSESARIFIHYLSATANDICKESKRQTMNADDVFKALEDIEFPEFVGPLKVSLSEFKRKNGGKKVGSAQNKEVQKKRKTGGPSKKSGGKSTPKKGDTGEK, from the exons atggaaacGGAGAAAGTAGTAGCAGAAGCAGAGGAGCTTCCGAAGGCTATTGTGCGCCGGGTGGTGAAGGATACTCTTTCCCGCTGCTCCCCTGAAGATTCTGACATTAACGTCCACAAAGACGCCCTCCTCGCTTTCTCCGAAAGTGCTCGCATTTTCATCCACTATCTCTCTGCCAC GGCTAATGACATATGCAAGGAATCAAAGAGGCAAACAATGAATGCCGATGATGTGTTTAAAGCGCTTGAAGATATCGAGTTTCCTGAGTTTGTTGGGCCTCTCAAAGTCTCCCTGAGTG AATTTAAGCGGAAGAATGGTGGAAAGAAGGTAGGTTCAGCACAGAACAAAGAGGtgcaaaagaagaggaaaacagGAGGGCCGTCAAAGAAAAGTGGAGGTAAAAGTACACCAAAGAAAGGGGACACCGGCGAAAAATGA